The Apium graveolens cultivar Ventura chromosome 10, ASM990537v1, whole genome shotgun sequence nucleotide sequence GTAAAGTAGACTAAATTTTTTACAGCAAAATCACTAAAGTTGTAACTCTTAACTATTCTTGTATGTCTAACTCTTCACCTTCATTCAGAACTTAATTTGTTCCTAGTTTCTTACTCAAGCTAATTGACATGAGTGTTTGCTTTCTTATTCACTGCTATGTGTTTGTACAAAAAAATGTGAGGTTAAATGATAAGGCTATGATTGTGGATATACGtaaataagaaaaaaataaatatgctAGACATGAGAGATTGGTGACGCGGAAAACCCAAGAATGGGAAAAAACCGCGGGTGGGATTGTGTATCCAACCTAAAATGTAATTCACTAAATGTATAATCAAAATTACAAGAGATTCATCTAACATAAATGGACTAATACAAGTATCATAACTAATGCTTTTACATTTATTTGTAGGTCTCGGTTTTGGGTGTTGTATTCGTGTTCTGTGGTTTGTTGGTTTTCTTCCCTCATGAACTCGAGCTGTTGTAGAAGGCTGAATCTTGTTTCTGTGTTTGTGTGTTGTTCGTTATTCTCCTTTTCCTTCCTCCACCTTAGCTTTATCTCCTTGGTTGTTCCTTATTTTTCTCCAATTCCCCCTTCTTTTTCTCCATTTCAAATTGTGCCTATTGATAATGTGGATATGCATACCTGGTTTTTCTCCTATAAACTCGGCAATCATTGGACTGAGTCTTGATCTGAGATGCTTGCTACTTCTGATGATGTCGTCCATGATGTCAGCTTGACCTTCCCATCTCGACATGCTGTCTCGTTCATGTCGTGAACAGCTTCTATCATGTCTGAATTTCCATGTATAACAATAGCCCcagatttttttaattaaataattttaattaataaaatccTCACTCATGTAATCGATCAGTCAGATAAGTACGTGTCGTTGTGATACATATTGGCGTGTGCAAGCTAGTGATTCAAATTCTCTTGATAAGTGTGTGAACAGCTTTATGATATACATGCATAGGCTGTTCACTTATCAAGAAAACCTTCCCAATGTTTATCTCTAACTTCTCATGTACCCTACATATACTTCTTCAATCTAGTCCTCCGTATCAttttctctcaaaatctctccAATAACTTAGACTTAAAATCTTCCCTTTGAAACCCTACAATGGAGAAAAAGAATACCAAAAGTTGTGGCTCTCGCAGCCCTGTCCCTATTGATGCTCAAGCTGAGACTACCGATTGGATCGTCACAGGATTGCTCAACTCCAAAGACATCCTTCAAAGTTTCATGAAACCGGAATTGTTCGAAGAGGCAAAGATGTTATTCCATTCCAATGTCGTCGCCATCATTCATGATCCTTCAATCTGTGTTGACTTCTACAAGGCTGGATGGGTATGCTTCTACAACAACCCTTTTGATGTTGGTCTTACTTCCCCTTTTCTAAGTTTGTGTCTGAGGTCTTAAAATCCTCAATGTTTCTCCTGGTCAATTGATGCCTTTTGCATGGAGAACTTTGGCTTTCCATGATGCTATTAATGTAAAACATCAATTAGGAATTAATGTTGAGGTTATGAAATAATGTTATTGTTTAAAAAAGTTCAGCATTTGTAGGATTGGTTTTAGTAATAGGAATACAGATGAACCCCTTGATATTGAACAACGACGCCGTCAATGATCGTAACTAGAAAAAAGACTACTTTTTTATTGAAAAGAAATTCCTTGGTGATGATGCTGTCTACCTGCTTGATCGTTAGAATAACTCAGGTTTTATTCAGTTCTCCTCATTTTTTCTTATATTCCTTTTGTCATTTTTTCATTGCATGTCACTGTAGGTTTGTAGATCCGTTTTGATAATGAGTATACGCCCTTGATGAACATTCCTTGATATGTCTGCATGAATCATTTTCATAATAATGTCATATTTAGTTACTGATCTGTAACTTAGTCCCTTGCATATCACATTGATCTTGGTAGGACTCTTTGTAATTGTGTTTGTTGTTTTGTTTATTTTAGACCTTGATTTTGAGCCCAATAAGAACCTTTCTTCAGCTAAGTTTATTGTTGTGAAAATTCGAGCCCTGGCTCCAGGTGAAAGAATTTGGCCTAATTGTCTTTGACGGCCCATTCGTAATGTAGGAGCTTTTGATGTGAACGACTTTGTCCTTAAAATGAAAAAGATCCTGGCTAGACATGATGAGGGCATCTCTGGTAAAGGTGTTATCAAGACCGCCGCAAGCCGTACAAGAAGTAAGCAACTGGCTGCACCTCTCGGGAAGTCTTCTCAGTCCGTCCATATTTTGTCATCGGAATTAGGAGACAGCACCAAGAGCATCAAGGGCGCAGAAATAAGCACTGGTCGCCTTTATGCAAAAGGTATACATTGACTCTTCTCTTTATTGATGTATTTCTTTTTTTCATTTTGTTTATCATGTTTTCTTTTGACTTGGATTGAACCCTTCTTCATTATTATAGAATTTAAGCCCCTGTTATTAAGCCCATGTTTTTTTCAAGTCATGATTTGTTTAAGAGAGCACGTGATGAGAAATCAACCAAAATTGAGTCCTCAAAAGCCCCTTGTTTTCAGTCCTGTCAGTAGTACCCCTGCCATGAAGAAAGTGCGAATTGAACCCTCAGCCATTAGGACAGATAAATTTACCCCCTTGGCCATTCAAAATTATGATGTTACAGCCGATCCTTCAATGTTTGTTCACATGTTAGGAGACATGTTTCTCCCTCAGTCCATGGAAGCTCTCTCTGCCAAACCTGTTGACTCTATCATGAGTGATGTGGCTGGTTATTCCTTCCATATAAGCATCGTTATAAATTTCCTTATATCACCTTCTTGTTACTTTTCTTACTTAGATTTTTCATTGATGTAGACTCTTCAGAGCATCATAGTGGCCCGTGAGGTACACAATCATGATATGAAAAGAATCAAGGAACTGGAAGATGAACACATGAAATGTGCCTCCAAGATTCAAGTTGCAGAAGAACTAGCTTTTAACAACCTCAAATCGATGAAAGATATTCAGAACGAGTTGGATGATTTTGCTTCTAAAGTCCAATCTCTGGAGAAGGACATGCGCGATGAAGCTGAGAAGGCTGTTCACTAAGAAATAATGAGGAGGAGGGTAGACACGATGCTGGAATACCACAGGGGTGAGTGGAAATCCTGGGACGTGCTCGAGACTGTGGAGATATACAACCAAGAGTTCCCTGATGATGCTTTCCCCTTAGATGAGTTTGATACTCACAACGACGATGTGGAGGTGAATTCTCCAAAAGATAATAGCCCTGACGAGAAGTGATTTAATATTGATATTCTATTTTTGCTATGAACTTGTTTTGCTTTCCCATTTCGTACTTTGGTTTTTGTCTTGCCACAATAGATCCTTGTTTCACCGTTAAGGCGGGGGATCATAGTTTTTTGTGACTTAGTTGCCTTCTTTGGCTTTAGTTTCTATCGTTGAATATCCGTTACTATATCCAACTTGTTGATCTTGAATCAAATTTGTACTTTATTGGTACTTCGAATTTCTGTTTGTACTCATCAAATGCATCATTTGATTTATTTTGCTAAGTCAAATGTAGTTGTCGCCATCACGAGATGTCATATATTTTGATAATGTTTTGTAGATATTGGAGTGTTAATCATTTACTTATTGAAATTATCTATACAACTCTTAGGAAAGAGTGTTGTTAGATTCATTCGTAAAATAAGATTTGTTTCTAGTTGTCATATGTGTTTTTCTAAGTGATTTTTGTTGTTTTTTACACGTAATTGTAGTCGTCAATGTACTTTGTATTACCTTGCCATCAAAATATGTTACTTCATCGTCATTTGTTTATTTCATTATCATACGTTGGTGCATGCACTCGTAGGGTGTTTAAAGGGCCTTATTCCCTCTTGAAACTCACCAAGTAGTTATATAAATTCGTAGAACGTAATGAATATATGTCAATATTATCATCATCGTAATTCATATCATTGTACTTTTTCATCAACTGCATTTGTTAAGTATATATTGCACTTGTGAAGTAGCAAAATTGTAATTGGGTGATCAGCCCTTTATGAGTTTTAACATACACTAACGTATGATAATATTGTAAGGACTTATAaagtaaaattatataattgaATTAAATGGACAAGCATAATCTTATGTATAATAGTGCAATTCACAATTTAAATTGATAACTTGAAAGCATAATTTCACTGCATAATAATGTAGCTCATGACAAGTCGAACATAGAATCAATCTTCCATAAATAAATCGTCATAAGCAAATAATGAAAAATAGCtaacaatgtcatgtcaaacataaGTAATGACCGACAACTAACTATGTCCTAATGACTTATTAATCAACGACTTCTAAGAATAGAAACTTTAAAAGATGAGATATAAAACTTTACACGTGATAAAGTTTTAGATGCAAAGCATTCCAACTTCTCGATATTTGTATTCCCTCCATGCTCGACAATCGGTAAGCCCCACATCCAACGATGGAATCAGTGAAGTAAGGGCCTTCCCAAGTGTCAGCGAATTTCCATGCTGTTAGGTTCATAGTGTTTTGGAACGTTTTTCTCAGTACCATGTCACCAACACGGAAATTTCTTATATGGACGTGTTTGTTATAGGTATTAGCCGCCCTTTGTTGATAAGAAACTAACCGAATTTTTTCCATTTCTCGCAATTCATCCACAGTGTCTTTGTCATGTGACAACTCTGTGTTGTTCACGTCATTCGTCAAGAATCCATATCTTGCTATTGGTATCATGACTTCTGTTGGTAACATAGCTTCAGTGCCATAGACTAGACTGTATGGTGTCTGTCATGTTGATGTTTTAGGAGTTGTCCTGTCCGACCACAACACCCAAGATAGTTCTTCAGCCCACTTTCCTTTGCATGACGTCAATCATCTTTTAAGATTGTTTATTATGATTTTGTTGCTTAACGCAGCTTGTCCATTGGCTTGAGGGTATCTCGGTGTCGACTTGATCAGATTAATGTTCCAACTTTTGCAAAATGTCTCAGTCTTATCGTTTATGAACTACGACCCATTATCATAAACGATCTCGGATGGTACACCACAGTTGCAAAGAATGTTCCTTTTAATGAATAAAATTACCTCTTTTGATGTCACTTGCTTGAATGCCTCCGCTTCGAACCATTTTGAGAAATAATCAGTCATGGCCAACATGAATACTTTCTGACCGGATGCAGATGGCATTTTTCCCACGATTTTTATAAAAATTCCCCATTTCATGAAATGCCAAGATGGAACAGACATGTTAAGATGTTCCGAAGGTTGATGTATGACAGGTGCATGTCTTTGGAAGGCATCACATCTTTTTGCATAGTCTAGGGCATCCCGTCTTAGTGTCGACTAGTTGTAACCCAAGCGTAAAATTTTTAAAGAGAGACTTCTTCCATTAGTGTGGTTTCTATATTCTTCTTTGTGTGCATCCCTTAGTACCATATCTGCCTCATGTCTTTTTGGACATCTCTAGAGCAACCCCGTAGAGGATTTTTTGTATAATTCCCCATCTATGATCGTAAATCTTGAGGCTTTCATCCTGAGGATCCTTGCTTCATTGTTGTTTCTTGGCCTTATTCCAAACTGCAAATAGTCCTTGTATGTCTTAATCCAGTTGTCTGCATCTTCACTGATCCTGTCATCACATTAATCAAGAGCCATTAATTCTAATTCAAGAACCAGCCTTTCCATGGCGGGCTTCATGATGTGGAGCACCGGGATGTTGTTTAAGTCTAACCCCTTGGACTCAGCTCCTAAGACGACTAATGCATCAGCTTGTATGCTATTTTCCCTTGGAATCTGTTGTATGCTGAAGTTGTCAAAGTGATTTGTTTATCTTTTGGTGATGTCCTGGTATGCGACCATCTTAGGAACTTTGGCTTCATAAGATCCCTTGACGTGATTAACAATGAGCAGCGAATCACAGTTAACATCAATAGTCTTGATCTTCATGTATTTAGGAACTGTGAGTCCCATGATTAGTGCCTCATATTCAGCTTTGTTGTTTGTAGCTTTAAAGTCGCAGCATATTGATTGATGTATCATATCCCCCTGTGGCAATTTGAGGACAAGCCCCAATCATGTTCCATTCACATTCGATGCCCCGTCTGTGTACAATGTCCAAGTCCTTGTGTCTACTCTTGAGAGAGCTTGTTGAAATTCTTGCTCAGCATTCGTTATTTGGCTTGGACTGAAATCAACTACAAAGTCAGCTAAGGCTTGTGACTTTATTGTTGTCCTTGCGTCATACATGATGTCGTAAGTACTTAGACGTATTGCCCATTTTTCCATTCTTCCCATCAGATCAGGTTTACTCAAAACATTCCTCAAAGGGAAGTTCATCATGACATGTATTTTGTGTGATTCAAAATAATGTCTCAACTTAGTGGAAGTCATAGCTAATGCAAGTACTAACTTTTCAAGATATGTGTACCTTGTTTCCGCATCTACCAAGCTCTTGCTGATGTAGTATACAGGCGAATGAACACCTTCACTTTCTTTTACAAAAACACCACTTACCACATGATCTATTACAGATAAATAAACGTATATGTCCTCTCCTTGAATGGGCTTGGAAAGGAGTGGTGGTGTGGTTAGACAACTTTTCAAGTCATTAAAATCAGCTTCGTGTTTATCTCACCATAAGAATTCTTTGTTCTTTCTCAACACGTTGTAAAAAAGTTTGCATCTATCCGATGAACATGAAATGAACGTCTTTGATGTTTGATGGgctttttaattcaaaaattgcTTTGATTTGTTCAGGACTTGCTTTGATTCCTCTCATTGTCACCATATGTCCGAGGAACTTTCCTGATGACACAGCGAAGTTGTATTTGGATGGGTTCAACTTCATGTTGTATGACCTCAGTATAGCAAACACTTCTTGAAGATCACGAACATGATTTTCTGCGTTAACAGAATCGACAACCATGTCGTCAATGTAGACTTCTATTGTCTGCCCTTTTTGGTCTTTGAACATTTTGTTGACAAACCTTTGAAATGTAGCTCCAGCATTTCTTAGTCCAAAAGGCATGGCTAAGTAGCAATATATCCCCCTGTCCATTATGAATGCAGTCTTCTCACAGTCAGATGGTTCCATG carries:
- the LOC141691048 gene encoding uncharacterized protein LOC141691048, whose protein sequence is MSVPSWHFMKWGIFIKIVGKMPSASGQKVFMLAMTDYFSKWFEAEAFKQVTSKETPYSLVYGTEAMLPTEVMIPIARYGFLTNDVNNTELSHDKDTVDELREMEKIRLVSYQQRAANTYNKHVHIRNFRVGDMVLRKTFQNTMNLTAWKFADTWEGPYFTDSIVGCGAYRLSSMEGIQISRSWNALHLKLYHV